GTGCTCGATCCGCGCTCCGTGAGCCTGATCAATCTCTCATATCAGACGATGTTCCTGGTGCTCGTGACGATCATTCTCGCGATCGCTGTTTGGCGCTCGCGCCGGCTTGTTCGCAAGCAGGTTGCGGCGGAGGCCCAGCGCAGCGCCTTGTCGCGCTACTTCTCGCCGAACATCGTCCGCGAGTTGTCCAGCGGGTCGAATGGCTTTGGAGAGCCTTCGCTCCAGACGGCCGCGATCCTCTTTGCCGATATGGTGGGCTTCACCAGGGTTTCGGAGGGGCTCGCACCAGAGGATCTCGTTAAACTGCTGAAGGAGTATCACGCACGTCTGGCGACGGTTGCCTTTGCCCACGGCGGGACCGTGGACAAATATATCGGAGACGAGATCATGGTGCATTTTGGCACCCCTCGTCCCCGGAAGGACGATGCCGCGCGAGCGCTTGCTTGCGCGCGGGACATGCTGGAGCAGGTCCGATTGTGGAATGAGCAGCGTTTCGCTTCTGGCGAACACGCAATCGAGGTCGGTATCGGCGTTCACTACGGCGAGGTCATCGTCGGAAACATCGGAGACGAGCGTCGCCTCGAATACACGGTGCTGGGCGACACGGTGAATGTAGCGAGCAGGCTCGAACGGCTGACGCGCACGATTGGGACATCCCTTGCGGTCAGCGAGGACCTACTGATCGCGGCACAGGCGCAAAGCTCGAATCTGGGGCCTACAATCGAGGAACTGCGGCCAGATCAGATGCACTTCGTGCGCGGGCGTCGGCGACCGATCGCCGTCTGGTACCTTCCGCGTGCGCACAAGCATGAAGGGCGAGGCGTAGCCAGCCGCCGCCAGCACTCGGTCCCGGCACAGTCGAAGCTAGTGGATCGTATCCTGCCTGTGACCGGAACTACGACCTTTGATATCTCAAGGCGTCTACCACCACCTTGAATGCCGGCGAGTTCTGATGCCGGCTCGGATAGTAGATATAGTAGCCGGGGAAGGGCGGTGACCAGTCGGAAAGCAGCGCGACCAGACGTCCCGCCTCGATATGATCGGTCACCAAGTCCTCCGGCAAGAAGGCTATCCCATGACCTGCAAGCGCGGCGTCTACCATGGGATAGGACGTGTTGAACGCGAGTTGTCCGTCGACCCTGACGCGAAGCTCCTGGCCGTTCTTCTCAAACTCCCAGATATAGAGACCCCCGCCGGTTGCCTGGCGCATGTTGATGCAGTCGTGCTGCATCAAATCCTGCGGGTGCTCTGGGATCGAACGATCTGCAAGATACTCCGGAGAGGCCACGGCAAGCATCCGCCAGTCGGGC
Above is a genomic segment from Ensifer canadensis containing:
- a CDS encoding adenylate/guanylate cyclase domain-containing protein, with the translated sequence MRTHFEPVSKPWKTTSRCVALLLGRARRRLAGTATDPLVSAEALGDAIDREVKEGLAYMFWGRLVALGTLALGAVLAVPLDRSGLYVAAIVAFGLLNALSFGLARSSRFATVATWSFVVIDAAILTYIFVTPSPFAVEGWTSQLNLRLPNFLYLGVFLVSMALSYSPALVVWSGAVTIIVWNIAYCWVAMRPDSIAYGRDLLDGGLSDTDIIALVLDPRSVSLINLSYQTMFLVLVTIILAIAVWRSRRLVRKQVAAEAQRSALSRYFSPNIVRELSSGSNGFGEPSLQTAAILFADMVGFTRVSEGLAPEDLVKLLKEYHARLATVAFAHGGTVDKYIGDEIMVHFGTPRPRKDDAARALACARDMLEQVRLWNEQRFASGEHAIEVGIGVHYGEVIVGNIGDERRLEYTVLGDTVNVASRLERLTRTIGTSLAVSEDLLIAAQAQSSNLGPTIEELRPDQMHFVRGRRRPIAVWYLPRAHKHEGRGVASRRQHSVPAQSKLVDRILPVTGTTTFDISRRLPPP